In Apodemus sylvaticus chromosome 8, mApoSyl1.1, whole genome shotgun sequence, one genomic interval encodes:
- the Rabggta gene encoding geranylgeranyl transferase type-2 subunit alpha, whose protein sequence is MHGRLKVKTSEEQAEAKRLEREQKLKLYQSATQAVFQKRQAGELDESVLELTSQILGANPDFATLWNCRREVFQQLETQKSPEELATLVKAELGFLESCLRVNPKSYGTWHHRCWLLSRQPEPNWARELELCARFLEADERNFHCWDYRRFVAAQAAVAPAEELAFTDSLITRNFSNYSSWHYRSCLLPQLHPQPDSGPQGRLPENVLLKELELVQNAFFTDPNDQSAWFYHRWLLGRAEPHDVLCCLHVSREEACLSVCFSRPLIVGSKMGTLLLTVDEAPLSVEWRTPDGRNRPSHVWLCDLPAASLNDHLPQHTFRVIWTGSDAQKECVLLKGLQECWCRDSATDEQLFRCELSVEKSTVLQSELESCKELQELEPENKWCLLTIILLMRALDPLLYEKETLQYFSTLKTVDPMRAAYLDDLRSKFLLENSVLKMEYADVRVLHLAHKDLTVLCHLEQLLLVTHLDLSHNRLRALPPALAALRCLEVLQASDNVLENLDGVANLPRLQELLLCNNRLQQSASLQSLASCPRLVLLNLQGNSLCQEEGVRERLAEMLPSVSSILT, encoded by the exons ATG CATGGACGCCTGAAGGTGAAGACGTCCGAAGAGCAGGCAGAGGCCAAAAGGCTGGAAAGGGAGCAGAAGCTAAAGCTCTACCAGTCAGCCACTCAAGCTGTCTTCCAGAAG CGGCAGGCCGGCGAGCTGGATGAGTCGGTGCTAGAACTGACAAGCCAGATTCTGGGAGCCAACCCTGATTTTGCCACCCTCTGGAACTGTCGCAGAGAAGTGTTCCAGCAGCTGGAGACCCAGAA GTCTCCTGAGGAGTTGGCTACTCTTGTGAAGGCAGAACTAGGCTTCCTAGAGAGCTGTCTGCGTGTGAACCCTAAGTCCTACGGCACCTGGCACCACCGCTGCTGGCTGCTAAGTCGCCAGCCTGAGCCCAACTGGGCCCGGGAGCTGGAGCTGTGTGCTCGCTTCCTCGAGGCTGATGAGCGGAACT TTCATTGCTGGGACTACCGGCGCTTTGTAGCTGCCCAGGCCGCTGTCGCCCCTGCGGAGGAACTAGCCTTCACTGACAGCCTCATCACCCGGAACTTCTCCAACTATTCCTCCTGGCATTACCGCTCCTGCCTCTTGCCCCAGCTGCACCCCCAGCCAGACTCTGGCCCACAGGGACGGCTCCCTGAAAATGTACTGCTCAAAG AGCTGGAGTTGGTGCAAAATGCCTTTTTTACTGACCCCAATGATCAGAGTGCCTGGTTCTATCACCGCTGGCTGCTGGGCCGGG CGGAGCCCCACGATGTTCTCTGCTGCCTGCATGTGAGCCGGGAAGAGGCCTGTCTGTCAGTCTGCTTCTCTCGTCCCCTGATA GTGGGCTCCAAAATGGGGACCTTGCTACTCACCGTGGATGAAGCACCTTTGAGTGTGGAGTGGAGGACCCCAGATGGCAGGAACCGGCCCAGCCATGTCTGG CTCTGTGACCTGCCCGCTGCCTCTCTCAACGACCACCTGCCCCAGCACACGTTCCGTGTCATCTGGACAGGAAGTGACGCCCAGAAGGAGTGTGTGCTTTTGAAAG GCCTCCAGGAGTGCTGGTGCCGAGACTCAGCCACTGATGAACAGCTATTCAG GTGCGAGCTGTCCGTGGAAAAGTCCACAGTGCTACAGTCTGAGCTTGAATCCTGTAAGGAGCTGCAGGAGCTGGAGCCTGAGAATAAAT gGTGCCTGCTGACCATCATCCTGCTGATGAGGGCACTGGACCCCCTCCTCTATGAGAAAGAAACACTACAGTACTTCAGTACCCTCAAA aCTGTGGACCCCATGAGAGCAGCCTACTTAGATGACCTACGCAGCAAGTTCTTGCTGGAAAACAGTGTTCTCAAGATGGAGTATGCCGACGTCCGCGTGCTGCACCTGGCTCACAAG gatctcACAGTGCTCTGCCATCTGGAACAACTGCTCTTGGTCACTCATCTTGACCTGTCCCACAATCGCCTCCGAGCCTTGcccccagccctggctgccctgcgCTGTCTTGAG GTGCTGCAGGCCAGCGATAATGTCCTGGAGAACTTGGATGGCGTGGCTAACCTTCCCCGGCTGCAGGAGCTGTTACTATGTAATAACC GCCTCCAGCAGTCTGCATCGCTTCAGTCTCTTGCCTCCTGCCCCAGGCTAGTCCTCCTCAACCTGCAGGGCAACTCGTTGTGCCAAGAAGAGGGCGTCCGGGAGCGTTTGGCTGAGATGCTACCGTCCGTCAGCAGCATCCTCACCTAG
- the Tgm1 gene encoding protein-glutamine gamma-glutamyltransferase K: MEGPRSDVGRWGRSPWQPPTTPSPEPEPEPEPDRRSRSRRGGGRSFWARCCGCCSCGNRADDDWGPEPSGSRSRGASSRGGDSRGRDSRGGRRPESRGSGVNAAGDGTIREGMLVVTGVDLLCSRSDQNRREHHTDEFEYDELIVRRGQPFHMILFLNREYESSDRIALELLIGNNPEVGKGTHVIIPVGKGGSAGWKAQVTKSSGHNLNLRVHTSPNAIIGKFQFTVRTRSEAGEFQLPFDPRNEIYILFNPWCPEDIVYVDHEDWRQEYVLNESGRIYYGTEAQIGERTWNYGQFDHGVLDACLYILDRRGMPYGGRGDPVSVSRVISAMVNSLDDNGVLIGNWTGDYSRGTNPSAWVGSVEILLSYLRTGYSVPYGQCWVFAGVTTTVLRCLGLATRTVTNFNSAHDTDTSLTMDIYFDENMKPLEHLNHDSVWNFHVWNDCWMKRPDLPSGFDGWQVVDATPQETSSGIFCCGPCSVESIKNGLVYMKYDTPFIFAEVNSDKVYWQRQDDGSFKIVYVEEKAIGTLIVTKAINSNMREDITHIYKHPEGSEAERKAVEKAAAHGSKPNVYATRDSAEDVAMQVEAQDAVMGQDLAVSVVLTNRGSSRRTVKLHLYLCVTYYTGVSGPTFKETKKEVALAPGASDSVTMPVAYKEYKPHLVDQGAMLLNVSGHVKESGQVLAKQHTFRLRTPDLSLTLLGAAVVGQECEVQIVFKNPLPITLTNVVFRLEGSGLQRPKVLNVGDIGGNETVTLRQTFVPVRPGPRQLIASLDSPQLSQVHGVIQVDVAPASGGRGFSDAGGDSHSGENIPMAYRGGA; the protein is encoded by the exons ATGGAAGGTCCTCGCTCAGACGTGGGCCGCTGGGGTCGGAGCCCCTGGCAGCCCCCTACCACACCGtcgccggagccggagccggagccagAGCCAGACCGACGCTCGCGCTCCCGCCGAGGAGGAGGCCGCTCCTTCTGGGCTCGTTGTTGTGGCTGCTGCTCGTGCGGGAACAGAGCCGATGATGACTGGGGGCCCGAACCTTCAGGCTCCAGAAGCCGAGGGGCCAGCTCCCGGGGTGGGGACTCTCGGGGTAGGGACTCTCGGGGTGGCCGAAGACCTGAGTCTCGGGGCAGTGGTGTGAATGCAGCTGGAGATGGCACCATCCGAG AGGGAATGTTGGTCGTGACCGGTGTGGATCTGCTGTGCTCACGATCAGACCAGAACCGCCGTGAGCACCACACGGATGAGTTTGAATACGATGAGCTGATTGTGCGCCGCGGGCAGCCCTTCCACATGATCCTTTTCCTCAACCGGGAATATGAGTCCTCGGACCGCATTGCCCTGGAGCTCCTAATCG GAAACAATCCCGAGGTGGGCAAGGGCACCCATGTCATCATCCCCGTGGGGAAGGGGGGCAGTGCTGGCTGGAAGGCCCAAGTGACGAAGAGCAGCGGACACAACCTGAACCTGCGCGTCCACACCTCCCCCAATGCCATCATCGGCAAGTTCCAATTCACTGTCCGCACACGCTCAGAAGCTGGAGAGTTCCAGTTGCCCTTTGACCCCCGCAATGAGATCTACATCCTCTTCAACCCCTGGTGCCCAG AGGACATAGTGTATGTGGACCATGAGGACTGGCGGCAGGAATATGTGCTGAATGAATCTGGAAGAATCTACTATGGAACAGAAGCACAGATTGGCGAACGGACCTGGAATTATGGCCAG TTTGACCATGGGGTGCTGGACGCCTGCCTGTACATCCTGGACCGGAGGGGGATGCCATATGGAGGTCGTGGAGACCCAGTCAGTGTCTCCCGGGTCATCTCTGCCATG GTGAACTCCCTGGACGACAATGGAGTTCTGATTGGGAACTGGACTGGCGACTACTCTCGAGGCACCAACCCCTCAGCGTGGGTGGGCAGCGTGGAGATCCTGCTTAGCTACCTACGCACGGGCTATTCCGTCCCCTACGGCCAATGCTGGGTCTTTGCTGGTGTGACCACCACAG TGCTCCGATGCCTGGGCCTTGCCACCCGTACTGTCACCAACTTCAACTCTGCACACGACACAGACACCTCCCTCACGATGGACATCTACTTTGATGAGAACATGAAGCCACTTGAGCATCTGAACCATGATTCTGTTTG GAACTTCCACGTGTGGAACGACTGCTGGATGAAGAGGCCAGATCTGCCCTCGGGCTTTGATGGGTGGCAGGTTGTGGATGCCACACCGCAGGAGACCAGCAGTG GTATCTTCTGTTGTGGCCCCTGTTCCGTGGAGTCCATCAAGAACGGCTTAGTCTACATGAAGTATGACACACCTTTCATTTTTGCCGAG GTAAATAGTGACAAGGTATACTGGCAGCGGCAGGATGACGGCAGCTTCAAGATAGTGTACGTGGAAGAGAAAGCCATTGGCACACTCATTGTCACAAAGGCAATCAACTCCAACATGCGAGAGGACATCACCCACATCTATAAGCATCCAGAAG GCTCAGAAGCAGAGCGGAAGGCTGTGGAAAAGGCTGCAGCCCATGGCAGCAAACCTAATGTGTATGCCACCCGGGACTCTGCTGAGGATGTGGCAATGCAGGTGGAGGCGCAGGACGCTGTGATGGGGCAGGATCTGGCCGTCTCTGTGGTACTGACCAATCGCGGCAGTAGCCGACGCACTGTGAAGTTGCACCTCTATCTTTGTGTCACCTACTACACTGGTGTCTCTGGGCCTACCTTCAAGGAGACCAAGAAGGAAGTGGCATTAGCCCCAGGAGCCT CGGACTCGGTGACCATGCCTGTGGCCTACAAGGAATACAAGCCCCACCTTGTGGACCAGGGGGCAATGCTGCTCAATGTCTCAGGCCACGTCAAGGAGAGTGGGCAGGTTCTAGCCAAGCAACACACCTTCCGTTTGCGCACCCCGGACCTTTCTCTTACG TTACTGGGAGCAGCAGTTGTTGGCCAGGAATGTGAAGTACAGATCGTGTTCAAGAACCCTCTGCCTATCACCCTCACCAACGTCGTCTTCCGGCTCGAAGGTTCTGGATTGCAGAGACCCAAGGTCCTCAATGTCGG GGACATCGGGGGTAACGAGACAGTTACGCTGCGTCAGACCTTTGTCCCTGTGCGACCAGGCCCCCGCCAGCTCATTGCCAGCTTGGACAGTCCACAGCTTTCCCAAGTACACGGTGTCATTCAGGTGGATGTGGCCCCAGCCTCTGGGGGCAGAGGTTTCTCAGATGCTGGAGGCGACAGTCACTCCGGGGAGAACATACCTATGGCCTATCGAGGTGGAGCTTAA